Proteins from one Mycobacterium adipatum genomic window:
- a CDS encoding TniB family NTP-binding protein: MSADEIKALGTVERSAYNERRIDYLNEERVFPTRDLTRILNHARRLLRRSRAKKFVARPGIRVSGEPRTGKTTDVMAAGKRLDAEIRRTCGRENDLSFLPVVYTTIATATTTNKLWVRLADFVGARELRGSNADERLVDLARLLKSLGTKFVILDDVQRLNTDRAAGAEVADNIKTFAENLDATMLFAGISLETAPLFSGENGEQWRKRTRPINLSNYSLSNDADHKEWLQLVASFERILPLPLHEHGMLERHADYLYHRTGGSIASLSDLIIDAATDAIDFGTEAITLDLLDSIAIDDVDPGVAR, from the coding sequence TTGAGTGCGGACGAGATCAAGGCTCTCGGCACCGTCGAGCGGTCGGCGTATAACGAACGCCGCATCGACTACCTGAACGAGGAACGCGTGTTTCCCACCCGGGATCTCACCCGCATCCTCAACCACGCACGGCGACTGCTTCGCCGATCACGAGCCAAGAAGTTCGTGGCCAGGCCCGGTATCCGAGTATCCGGGGAACCCAGGACCGGCAAAACCACCGATGTGATGGCCGCCGGCAAGCGACTGGACGCAGAAATACGACGGACTTGCGGCAGGGAGAACGATCTGTCCTTCCTTCCCGTCGTCTACACCACCATCGCCACGGCGACAACGACGAACAAACTCTGGGTGCGCCTCGCCGACTTCGTCGGTGCACGCGAGCTGCGAGGTAGCAATGCCGACGAGCGACTCGTGGACCTGGCGCGACTGCTGAAGAGCCTCGGCACCAAGTTCGTCATCCTCGATGACGTCCAACGCCTCAACACCGATCGCGCAGCAGGAGCCGAAGTCGCCGACAACATCAAGACCTTCGCCGAAAACCTCGATGCAACAATGCTCTTTGCAGGAATTTCATTGGAGACCGCTCCCCTGTTCAGCGGCGAGAACGGAGAGCAGTGGCGCAAACGTACCCGGCCCATCAACCTGAGCAACTACTCACTGTCGAATGACGCCGACCATAAGGAGTGGTTGCAGCTCGTCGCATCCTTCGAACGCATTCTTCCCCTCCCCCTGCATGAACACGGAATGCTCGAACGGCATGCGGACTACCTCTACCACCGCACCGGCGGCTCCATCGCATCCTTAAGCGATCTGATTATCGATGCCGCTACCGACGCCATCGACTTCGGTACCGAAGCGATCACGTTAGACCTCCTCGACTCGATTGCGATCGACGACGTGGACCCGGGGGTGGCCCGCTAA
- a CDS encoding type II toxin-antitoxin system Phd/YefM family antitoxin, with the protein MIDPLLPRISITELRRHFSRFITEAEQGRTFVITRQGREVALLVPAGRFADEDLHQ; encoded by the coding sequence TTGATCGATCCCTTGCTTCCGCGCATCAGCATCACCGAACTACGCCGACATTTCAGCCGGTTCATCACTGAAGCCGAACAAGGGCGGACTTTCGTGATCACCCGGCAGGGACGCGAGGTTGCCTTGCTCGTACCTGCCGGGCGCTTCGCCGACGAAGATCTGCATCAGTGA